The proteins below are encoded in one region of Halocatena salina:
- a CDS encoding cobalamin biosynthesis protein: MRDRDSDRTPLTDRHLTSTPETAYFWGRVAGDGTVTTDRVTVRVGDETALDAVAGIVGADAREHTEHTVAAHESAHDATVVRYEEAYELRIPVSPSFAQRATDVGVVTGTDAPENRRFDGFDDHRQQLVRGLLEACGTVCFRESSASVGISFVHDDARLLEALRSLLGDAAPEIPTAELSESSSGGYWFGLASDADPAAFARWVYAGSDDSELYAADRRRKLRRSVERAMGGGVDSLSFSER, encoded by the coding sequence ATGCGTGATCGGGATTCGGACAGAACGCCGTTGACGGACCGACATCTCACATCGACGCCGGAGACGGCGTACTTCTGGGGTCGGGTCGCCGGCGACGGCACGGTCACGACCGATCGGGTAACTGTGCGCGTCGGCGACGAAACTGCACTCGACGCGGTGGCCGGGATCGTCGGCGCTGATGCCAGGGAGCACACCGAACACACGGTCGCAGCCCACGAATCAGCCCACGATGCGACCGTCGTTCGCTACGAAGAGGCGTACGAACTCCGGATACCGGTGTCACCGTCGTTCGCCCAGCGCGCCACTGACGTGGGCGTGGTGACCGGAACCGATGCGCCCGAGAATCGTCGGTTCGATGGCTTCGACGACCACCGCCAACAGCTGGTGCGGGGACTGCTCGAAGCCTGTGGTACCGTCTGTTTTCGTGAATCCTCTGCGTCGGTCGGCATCTCGTTCGTTCACGACGATGCACGGCTGCTCGAAGCGCTTCGGTCGCTGCTCGGCGACGCGGCTCCCGAGATTCCTACCGCAGAGCTGTCCGAAAGTTCCTCGGGTGGCTACTGGTTCGGACTTGCATCCGACGCCGACCCCGCGGCGTTCGCGCGATGGGTGTACGCCGGAAGCGACGACTCGGAGCTGTACGCGGCCGATAGACGCCGAAAGCTCCGGCGGAGCGTCGAACGCGCGATGGGTGGTGGTGTGGACTCACTTTCGTTCTCGGAACGATGA
- a CDS encoding CbiX/SirB N-terminal domain-containing protein produces the protein MTTETPPSTAAIEDEAVLLIGHGSRRERSNEQVRTLAAELERRLGIPVDAGFLELAEPSISEAIAGLAPAVSTITVVQLSLFAASHVKADVPLAIEQARAKHSDMTIHTGSHLGIHPAIVDLLEERASAVERRLGVERDTDAVTVVLCARGSSDPDANGDAQKLARLLYEGRAFDRVETCFVGVTEPELTDALHATVKHRPDAVVVLPYMLGDGVLTQRVRDRTADFDEEYPYVTVGAGGPLGTDSRLLDVLGDRWQEARTDSVQMSCDTCKYKVELDGYTEDVGGARAMLRALTHQAEHADRDDIDDQPHAHDAPEKHVAVCTNQTCAADGAPAVLERLRQHARDSEACDTLITRSSCLGRCGEGPMVAVYPDGIWYGGVERADAERIVSSHLDRDRIVSELVDQTLTS, from the coding sequence ATGACGACGGAGACGCCCCCATCCACGGCCGCGATCGAGGACGAAGCCGTGTTGCTGATCGGTCACGGATCGCGACGGGAGAGATCGAACGAACAGGTTCGAACCCTTGCTGCCGAGTTGGAACGGCGACTCGGGATTCCGGTCGATGCGGGGTTTCTCGAACTCGCGGAACCGTCGATCTCCGAGGCGATCGCGGGACTGGCTCCTGCGGTGTCGACGATCACGGTGGTACAGCTCTCTCTGTTCGCAGCGAGCCACGTCAAAGCTGACGTGCCGTTGGCGATCGAACAGGCTCGCGCCAAGCATTCCGACATGACCATCCACACCGGCAGCCATCTCGGCATCCATCCAGCAATCGTCGATCTGCTCGAAGAGCGGGCCAGCGCCGTCGAGCGTCGGCTCGGCGTCGAGCGCGACACCGATGCCGTCACCGTCGTGCTCTGTGCTCGGGGATCCAGCGATCCGGATGCCAACGGCGACGCTCAAAAGCTGGCGCGCCTCCTGTATGAGGGGCGCGCGTTCGATCGGGTCGAGACCTGTTTCGTTGGCGTGACCGAACCAGAGCTCACCGATGCGCTTCATGCGACAGTGAAACACCGTCCTGACGCCGTCGTCGTACTCCCGTACATGCTCGGTGACGGCGTGCTCACGCAACGTGTTCGAGATCGAACCGCCGACTTCGACGAGGAGTATCCGTACGTCACCGTCGGCGCGGGTGGCCCGTTGGGTACTGATTCTCGCCTGTTGGACGTGCTCGGCGATCGGTGGCAGGAGGCGCGCACCGACAGCGTCCAGATGTCCTGTGATACGTGTAAGTATAAGGTCGAACTCGATGGCTACACCGAAGACGTTGGTGGTGCAAGAGCGATGCTCCGGGCGCTCACCCACCAGGCCGAACACGCTGACCGCGACGACATCGATGACCAACCCCACGCCCACGACGCTCCAGAGAAACACGTTGCAGTCTGTACGAACCAGACGTGCGCTGCCGACGGCGCACCCGCCGTCTTGGAACGGTTGCGCCAGCACGCCCGCGATTCCGAGGCGTGTGATACACTCATCACTCGCTCGTCGTGTCTCGGTCGGTGTGGCGAGGGTCCGATGGTGGCCGTCTACCCTGACGGCATCTGGTACGGCGGCGTCGAGAGAGCGGATGCCGAACGCATCGTTTCGTCCCATCTCGATCGGGATCGTATCGTTTCGGAACTCGTCGATCAAACCCTCACATCATGA
- the cobJ gene encoding precorrin-3B C(17)-methyltransferase, with protein sequence MSSDNTDTSTDQRTCGGSTSESEATSESACGGSKRTATDERVGSSVEAFDADPGRLLAVGLGPGQPEGMTQRARATLLDAEHIVGYTTYIDLLPEEITKSADELYDTPMCGEVSRTEEAVDRALAGNDVTIIGSGDPNVYALAGLALEILESKGATASMVDFEVVPGVPAAQSCGARVGAPLVNDSVSISLSDHLTPMETIESRLHAVAAEGFTIAIYNPWSRKRRENFVRCCEILTEHRDPETPVGIVHGAGREDERTEIVELAELEALGETELIDMTTTIIVGNEETYVWDDRMVTPRGYESKYEY encoded by the coding sequence ATGAGTAGCGACAACACCGACACGAGCACAGACCAACGAACGTGTGGCGGTTCGACATCAGAATCGGAGGCAACATCGGAATCGGCGTGTGGCGGCTCGAAGCGGACGGCGACCGACGAGCGGGTCGGATCGTCCGTCGAAGCGTTCGACGCCGATCCCGGTCGGCTGCTCGCGGTGGGACTCGGTCCCGGACAGCCCGAGGGGATGACCCAGCGCGCCCGCGCTACCCTCCTGGACGCCGAGCACATCGTCGGGTATACGACGTACATCGATCTCCTTCCCGAAGAGATCACGAAATCGGCCGACGAGCTGTACGACACGCCGATGTGTGGGGAAGTATCCCGCACGGAGGAGGCGGTCGATCGCGCGCTCGCAGGCAACGATGTCACTATCATCGGGAGCGGCGACCCGAACGTGTACGCGCTCGCGGGGCTGGCCCTAGAGATCCTCGAATCGAAAGGTGCGACCGCAAGCATGGTCGACTTCGAGGTCGTGCCGGGCGTGCCCGCAGCCCAATCCTGTGGTGCGCGCGTGGGTGCGCCGTTGGTGAACGACAGCGTCAGCATCTCGCTGTCGGATCACCTGACGCCGATGGAAACGATCGAGTCACGGCTTCACGCCGTCGCAGCCGAAGGGTTCACGATCGCCATCTACAACCCGTGGAGTCGCAAGCGTCGAGAGAACTTCGTGCGGTGCTGTGAGATCCTCACCGAACACCGCGATCCGGAGACGCCCGTGGGAATCGTTCACGGCGCAGGCCGCGAGGACGAACGAACGGAGATCGTCGAACTGGCGGAACTAGAAGCACTCGGCGAAACGGAACTTATCGACATGACGACGACCATCATCGTCGGCAACGAGGAGACGTACGTCTGGGACGACCGCATGGTGACCCCGCGGGGGTATGAATCCAAATATGAGTACTGA
- a CDS encoding ferredoxin has translation MSTEYCVRIDRTACEGIFACLVRDDRFEEAPDGLVTIDGPRDADEAGKMSISFNDDRLEDARLAARACPVDAIDVAVIDDA, from the coding sequence ATGAGTACTGAGTACTGCGTTCGGATCGATCGGACCGCCTGTGAGGGTATCTTCGCGTGTCTCGTCCGTGACGATCGGTTCGAGGAAGCTCCGGACGGACTGGTGACGATCGACGGTCCCCGAGACGCCGATGAGGCGGGTAAGATGAGTATCAGCTTTAACGACGACCGTCTTGAGGACGCCCGCCTTGCGGCTCGTGCGTGTCCAGTCGACGCCATCGACGTGGCGGTGATCGACGATGCGTGA
- a CDS encoding DUF3209 family protein yields the protein MSCYEIEALRLGLMNVLGTEDESARQHAERELDGRMDGPIGALATAETLAEIERHLDSALVNLESEIATTDADDPSYGYLRGRLVAVRDAEQTVARMTDHGENVLDGLGDAHDLLHEAFPIDE from the coding sequence ATGAGCTGTTATGAAATCGAAGCGTTACGACTCGGATTGATGAACGTCCTCGGAACCGAAGACGAGAGCGCGCGCCAACACGCTGAGCGCGAACTCGATGGCCGTATGGACGGTCCAATCGGGGCGCTCGCTACCGCTGAAACGCTCGCGGAGATCGAACGACACCTCGATTCAGCACTCGTGAATCTTGAAAGCGAGATCGCTACCACCGACGCCGACGATCCGTCCTACGGCTATCTCCGGGGGCGGCTGGTGGCTGTTCGAGACGCAGAGCAGACGGTCGCTCGCATGACTGATCATGGGGAAAACGTGCTCGACGGATTGGGTGATGCCCACGACCTTCTCCACGAAGCTTTTCCGATCGATGAGTGA